One window of Trifolium pratense cultivar HEN17-A07 linkage group LG5, ARS_RC_1.1, whole genome shotgun sequence genomic DNA carries:
- the LOC123886047 gene encoding aspartic proteinase CDR1-like — protein MAFVHESLHLLLFFLSLSTCCLPSSISNTYKTTTLAPSTSKPHKLVSKLIHYNSIHHPRYNPNETAKDQMKLDIKHSITRLTYLKARIEGSLVSNNDYRSSLSPSLTGRTILANLSIGQPPVPQLLIMDTASYIFWTMCTPCTSCIQYPGQIFDPSKSSTYSPSCREPCYFDNCKCNLTNQRTYSIRYADKSFSSGTVGSDVIVFETGDEGITRVNKIDFGCAHNVIYNSDQGYNGVLGLGLNSGRLSLAAQIGKKFSYCIGTLADKYYNYNQLILGEGANLEGYTTHFEVHYGLNYVTMEGISVGEKSLDIDPSIFEIKKNGTGGVIIDTGSTFSYFVDDVYKLLYNEIQNLFQGSLQQARVPKFPWMLCYFGSISRDLIGFPVVTFQFAGGADLVLDSLSFFQQMGDHVFCMTISPISEIGIDVSVIGLFAQQSYNVGYDQGNGLIYFQRIDCELLSS, from the coding sequence ATGGCTTTTGTACATGAATCTTTGCATCTTctattgtttttcttatcccTCTCAACATGTTGTTTGCCATCATCAATTAGCAACACTTATAAAACTACAACACTAGCTCCTTCAACTTCCAAACCTCATAAATTGGTTTCAAAACTCATTCATTATAATTCTATTCACCATCCACGCTACAATCCAAACGAAACAGCCAAAGACCAAATGAAACTTGACATCAAACACTCGATTACGCGTTTAACCTACTTGAAAGCAAGGATCGAAGGTTCGTTAGTCTCTAATAATGATTATAGATCTTCTCTTTCCCCGTCATTAACCGGTAGAACCATACTAGCCAATCTTTCAATAGGCCAACCTCCCGTCCCACAATTACTCATCATGGACACCGCGAGTTATATCTTTTGGACAATGTGCACCCCTTGCACAAGTTGTATCCAATATCCAGGTCAAATTTTCGATCCTTCAAAGTCTTCGACCTATTCTCCATCATGCAGAGAACCATGTTACTTTGACAACTGCAAATGCAACCTCACCAATCAGAGGACATATAGCATCCGTTACGCGGACAAATCCTTCTCATCAGGAACAGTTGGCAGTGACGTAATAGTCTTTGAGACGGGTGACGAAGGTATCACCCGTGTAAACAAGATAGATTTCGGGTGTGCTCATAACGTTATATATAATTCGGATCAAGGGTACAATGGAGTATTAGGGTTAGGATTAAACAGTGGACGTTTGTCTTTGGCCGCACAAATAGGTAAAAAATTCTCTTACTGTATCGGTACCTTAGCCGACAAGTATTATAATTACAACCAATTAATATTAGGTGAAGGAGCAAATCTTGAAGGTTATACCACACATTTCGAAGTGCATTATGGATTAAACTATGTAACCATGGAAGGCATAAGTGTAGGAGAAAAGAGTCTTGACATAGATCCTAGTATTTTTGAGATCAAGAAGAATGGCACAGGTGGAGTTATCATTGACACAGGTAGTACATTCTCCTATTTTGTTGATGATGTGTATAAATTACTATATAACGAGATTCAAAACCTATTTCAAGGGTCTCTTCAACAAGCTAGAGTTCCAAAATTTCCATGGATGCTTTGTTACTTTGGGAGTATAAGTAGGGACCTGATAGGATTTCCAGTGGTTACATTCCAATTTGCTGGAGGAGCAGATTTAGTGTTAGACTCATTAAGCTTTTTTCAACAAATGGGGGATCATGTGTTTTGTATGACTATAAGTCCAATTAGTGAGATTGGCATTGATGTTTCAGTTATTGGGTTATTTGCTCAACAGAGTTACAATGTGGGTTATGACCAAGGTAATGGCCTTATTTACTTCCAAAGAATTGATTGTGAACTTCTTAGTAGTTGA